From Streptomyces qinzhouensis, one genomic window encodes:
- a CDS encoding WhiB family transcriptional regulator, whose translation MTELFEQLLVEDADDEIGWQERALCAQTDPESFFPEKGGSTREAKKVCLACEVRSECLEYALANDERFGIWGGLSERERRRLKKAAV comes from the coding sequence ATGACCGAGCTGTTCGAACAACTGCTGGTCGAGGACGCGGACGATGAAATCGGCTGGCAGGAGCGCGCGTTGTGCGCCCAGACCGATCCCGAGTCCTTCTTCCCCGAGAAAGGCGGCTCCACACGCGAGGCGAAAAAAGTCTGCCTGGCGTGCGAAGTCCGCTCGGAATGCCTTGAGTACGCGCTGGCGAATGACGAGCGTTTCGGTATCTGGGGCGGTCTCTCGGAACGGGAACGCCGCCGGCTGAAGAAAGCGGCAGTCTGA
- a CDS encoding cysteine dioxygenase, with protein sequence MNNDSDLQIAGDILSVQHLLQPPREHPSTVADFTGLARAVAADRAQWEGLVEYDASSRWYHRLRTGPGYEMWLLSWVPGQGTGGHHHGPSSGVLTVLRGQLTERTERIAGRGVGAATTRVLAPGEVRVFAPGYTHEVINDALEPAVSLHIYFPGLTEMPMHGARCTPAIRDVVPA encoded by the coding sequence ATGAACAACGACAGCGACCTCCAGATCGCCGGCGACATCCTCTCCGTGCAGCACCTTCTCCAGCCGCCGCGCGAACACCCCTCCACCGTGGCCGACTTCACCGGACTCGCGCGCGCGGTCGCGGCGGACCGTGCGCAGTGGGAGGGGCTCGTCGAGTACGACGCCTCCAGCCGCTGGTACCACCGGCTCCGGACCGGTCCGGGGTACGAGATGTGGCTGCTGTCCTGGGTGCCGGGCCAGGGCACCGGGGGGCACCACCACGGGCCCTCGTCCGGTGTGCTCACGGTGCTCCGGGGGCAGCTCACCGAACGGACCGAGCGCATCGCCGGAAGGGGAGTCGGGGCGGCGACCACCCGGGTACTCGCCCCCGGCGAAGTCCGCGTGTTCGCGCCCGGATACACCCACGAGGTGATCAACGACGCGCTCGAACCAGCCGTATCCCTGCACATCTACTTCCCGGGTCTGACCGAAATGCCGATGCACGGCGCCCGGTGCACACCGGCGATTCGGGATGTCGTACCCGCCTGA
- the cofD gene encoding 2-phospho-L-lactate transferase, with protein sequence MRIVVLAGGIGGARFLRGLKQAAPEADITVIGNTGDDIHLFGLKVCPDLDTVMYTLGGGINEEQGWGRTDESFRVKEELAAYGVGPGWFGLGDRDFATHIVRTQMLAAGYPLSAVTEALCNRWNPGIRLLPMTDDRVETHVAVELDGERKAIHFQEYWVKLRASVPAEAVVPVGAEQAKPAPGVLEAIAAADVILFPPSNPVVSIGTILAVPGIREAIAEAGVPVIGLSPIVGGAPVRGMADKVLAAVGVEATAAAVAAHYGSGLLDGWLVDTVDEEAVAVVEAAGIRCRAVPLLMVDTDTAAEMAHRALELAGEVRA encoded by the coding sequence ATGCGAATTGTGGTTCTGGCCGGAGGCATCGGCGGCGCCCGTTTCCTGCGCGGCCTCAAGCAGGCGGCGCCCGAGGCGGACATCACCGTGATCGGGAATACCGGTGACGACATCCATCTGTTCGGGCTGAAGGTCTGCCCCGACCTCGACACCGTGATGTACACGCTCGGCGGCGGCATCAACGAGGAACAGGGCTGGGGGCGTACGGACGAGAGCTTCCGGGTCAAGGAGGAGCTCGCGGCGTACGGAGTGGGGCCCGGCTGGTTCGGCCTGGGCGACCGTGACTTCGCCACCCATATCGTGCGTACGCAGATGCTGGCGGCCGGTTATCCGCTCAGCGCCGTCACCGAGGCGCTGTGCAACCGCTGGAACCCCGGTATACGGCTGCTGCCGATGACGGACGACCGGGTGGAGACGCATGTGGCCGTCGAGCTCGACGGCGAGCGCAAGGCGATCCACTTCCAGGAGTACTGGGTGAAGCTGCGGGCGTCGGTGCCCGCGGAGGCCGTCGTGCCCGTCGGAGCGGAGCAGGCGAAGCCCGCGCCGGGCGTGCTGGAGGCGATCGCCGCCGCGGACGTGATCCTCTTCCCACCGTCGAACCCCGTGGTCAGCATCGGCACGATCCTGGCCGTCCCCGGTATCCGGGAGGCCATCGCCGAGGCCGGAGTCCCGGTGATCGGCCTCTCCCCCATCGTCGGTGGGGCACCGGTGCGCGGGATGGCCGACAAGGTGCTCGCGGCGGTGGGTGTGGAGGCGACGGCGGCCGCGGTCGCCGCGCACTACGGCTCCGGGCTGCTGGACGGCTGGCTGGTCGACACGGTCGACGAGGAGGCCGTGGCGGTGGTCGAGGCGGCGGGGATCCGCTGCCGGGCCGTGCCGCTGCTGATGGTCGACACGGACACGGCGGCCGAGATGGCCCACCGGGCGCTGGAGCTGGCCGGGGAGGTGCGGGCGTGA
- a CDS encoding coenzyme F420-0:L-glutamate ligase: protein MTAEAETGEVAADGFAFGVRALDGLPEVRPGDDVAALVAAAAPDLRDGDVLLVTSKIVSKAEGRILPAADREEAIDAETVRVVARRGGLRIVENRQGLVMAAAGVDASNTPAGTVLLLPEDPDASARAIRAGLRAALGVDVGVVVTDTSGRPWRSGLTDIAIGAAGVRVLDDLRGGQDTHGNPLNVTITAVADELAAAGDLVKGKTAGRPVAVVRGLGRLVGDDAGPDGARALVRGAAEDLFRLGTSEAVREAVTQRRTVREFTGAPVDPAAVRRAVAAAVTAPAPHHTTPWRFVLLESAESRTELLDAMREAWIEDLRRDGKSEESVARRVRRGEVLRRAPYLVVPCLVMDGSHHYGDDRRDGAEREMFVVATGAGVQNLLVALAGEGLGSAWVSSTMFCRDVVRKVLGLPDDWDPMGAVAVGHPAAAPKARPARDASAFITVR, encoded by the coding sequence GTGACGGCGGAGGCGGAGACCGGGGAGGTGGCGGCGGACGGTTTCGCGTTCGGTGTACGGGCCCTGGACGGGCTGCCCGAGGTACGGCCGGGCGACGATGTCGCCGCGCTCGTGGCCGCCGCCGCGCCGGACCTCCGGGACGGCGATGTCCTCCTGGTGACCTCGAAGATCGTCAGCAAGGCGGAGGGGCGGATCCTGCCCGCCGCCGACCGCGAGGAAGCGATAGACGCCGAGACGGTGCGGGTCGTGGCCCGGCGCGGGGGTCTGCGGATCGTCGAGAACCGGCAGGGGCTGGTGATGGCCGCGGCCGGGGTCGACGCGTCCAACACCCCCGCCGGGACGGTCCTGCTGCTGCCCGAGGACCCCGACGCGTCCGCGCGGGCGATCCGGGCGGGGCTGCGGGCGGCGCTCGGGGTCGACGTCGGGGTCGTCGTAACCGACACCTCCGGGCGGCCGTGGCGCAGCGGGCTCACCGATATCGCGATCGGCGCGGCGGGAGTGCGGGTCCTCGACGATCTGCGCGGCGGGCAGGACACCCACGGCAATCCGCTGAACGTCACCATCACGGCCGTCGCGGACGAGCTCGCCGCCGCCGGTGATCTGGTCAAGGGGAAGACCGCGGGCCGGCCGGTCGCCGTCGTACGCGGGCTCGGCCGTCTCGTCGGGGACGACGCGGGGCCGGACGGCGCGCGGGCCCTGGTGCGCGGCGCCGCCGAGGACCTGTTCCGGCTCGGGACGTCCGAGGCGGTACGGGAGGCGGTCACCCAGCGGCGTACGGTCCGGGAGTTCACCGGCGCGCCCGTGGATCCCGCGGCGGTCCGCAGGGCGGTCGCCGCGGCCGTCACCGCGCCGGCCCCGCACCACACCACGCCCTGGCGATTCGTGCTGCTGGAGTCGGCCGAGTCCCGGACGGAGCTGCTGGACGCCATGCGGGAGGCGTGGATCGAGGATCTGCGGCGGGACGGGAAGTCGGAGGAGTCCGTGGCCCGGCGGGTGCGCCGGGGCGAGGTGCTGCGCCGGGCGCCGTATCTGGTCGTGCCCTGTCTGGTCATGGACGGTTCCCATCACTACGGGGACGACCGGCGGGACGGCGCGGAGCGGGAGATGTTCGTCGTCGCGACCGGCGCCGGGGTGCAGAATCTGCTGGTGGCGCTGGCGGGTGAGGGGCTCGGCTCGGCCTGGGTGTCCTCGACGATGTTCTGCCGCGATGTCGTACGGAAGGTCCTCGGGCTGCCGGACGACTGGGACCCCATGGGCGCGGTCGCCGTGGGACACCCGGCCGCCGCACCGAAGGCCCGGCCGGCGCGGGACGCTTCCGCGTTCATCACCGTGCGGTGA
- a CDS encoding DNA-3-methyladenine glycosylase family protein, producing the protein MSGRFSPRPALVPGADSVPAPASGACSASAGPGSGTRRLRPPGPLDLGLVLGVLRRGPGDPTFRTAADGAVWRTARTPAGPGTLRVAARGGGEIEAQAWGPGAEWLLDSLPALLGETDEPGAFTPRHRLVAHARHRRPGLRLTRTGMVMESLIPSVLEQKVTADEAYRAWRRLVCKYGEPAPGPGDRMPGPGGLYVIPEPRAWTLIPSWEWHRAGVDDKRAATILRAARVARRLEEAAAMDPERAMARLEAVPGIGPWTSAETVQRSNGAPDAVTVGDLHLPRIVGWALAGDRDADDAAMLELLAPYEGQRHRAVRYILLSGRVPPRRKPKMPKVDIGLL; encoded by the coding sequence TTGTCCGGTCGCTTCTCCCCCCGGCCCGCCCTTGTTCCCGGCGCGGATTCCGTCCCCGCCCCCGCTTCCGGCGCGTGTTCCGCGTCCGCCGGGCCGGGAAGCGGGACTCGGCGCCTGCGCCCGCCCGGACCGCTGGATCTGGGACTGGTGCTGGGTGTGCTGCGCCGGGGGCCGGGTGATCCGACGTTCCGGACGGCGGCCGACGGCGCCGTGTGGCGTACCGCCAGGACCCCGGCGGGTCCGGGGACGCTCCGGGTCGCCGCCCGCGGCGGGGGAGAGATCGAGGCCCAGGCCTGGGGCCCGGGCGCCGAATGGCTGCTGGACTCCCTGCCCGCGCTCCTCGGCGAGACCGACGAGCCCGGGGCCTTCACCCCGCGCCACCGGCTGGTCGCCCATGCCCGCCACCGCCGCCCCGGGCTGCGGCTGACCCGCACCGGCATGGTGATGGAGTCGCTGATCCCCTCCGTCCTGGAGCAGAAGGTCACCGCGGACGAGGCGTACCGGGCCTGGCGGCGGCTGGTGTGCAAGTACGGGGAGCCCGCTCCCGGCCCCGGTGACCGGATGCCCGGACCCGGCGGTCTGTATGTGATCCCCGAGCCCCGCGCCTGGACGCTGATCCCGTCCTGGGAGTGGCACCGCGCCGGAGTGGACGACAAGCGCGCGGCGACGATCCTGCGCGCCGCCCGGGTCGCCCGCCGTCTGGAGGAGGCGGCCGCGATGGACCCGGAGCGGGCCATGGCCCGGCTGGAGGCCGTGCCCGGCATCGGCCCGTGGACCTCCGCCGAGACCGTGCAGCGCAGCAACGGCGCCCCGGACGCGGTGACCGTCGGCGATCTCCACCTCCCGCGGATCGTCGGCTGGGCGCTGGCCGGGGACCGGGACGCCGACGACGCGGCGATGCTCGAACTCCTCGCGCCGTACGAGGGCCAGCGCCACCGCGCCGTCCGCTACATCCTGCTCAGCGGCCGGGTGCCGCCCCGCCGCAAGCCGAAGATGCCGAAGGTCGACATCGGCCTGCTCTGA